Proteins encoded together in one Mercenaria mercenaria strain notata chromosome 18, MADL_Memer_1, whole genome shotgun sequence window:
- the LOC123538834 gene encoding trafficking kinesin-binding protein 1-like isoform X2: protein MDLSLIDRVLCSDRVTQMTKTYNDIEAVTRLLEEKERDLELAAKIGQTLLEKNKYFEEKNEELELLISQANERINQLKHDLSMKDELLKIYTQTYEGGDASSPDTPDSKTAPGLQKKIRSLEDENLQLHLETSKLKGLTEGLEEKEQQLVNDCVQQLEDVHNQLAQLSNELLEKSEECSSQKEEITNLLLQIVTLQKKVRTLTADNMDLQKTLEAAYDSQNYLTREIGDLKEKNEEILALLEETQEELRRFRSKERPSVMRHSYMSPMFNTTGESLASELENSMRSEVDYPKGYSSMERKKHTWKVFETAKAAKAHARNASGSSCATSMLGASLADNEDSRSVSQRSSMYFSDTESAVSENCAGDIESLYGATSTRLGRPGIPGSNDLQSALRRLSMRRANELNEMDYAREERERQEREQKFRERTVSEVSEKSDTESATPGRCRTPDSMFSANSGYMSMTGSSGNPYYKMPEKLRIVKPLEGSVTLRQWQRLATPHLGGIFESRPGVRMKGENVVNVNTEPEVYTLSDYEEDDEMVEYSNRFQESSGVYTLTDSCVRHPSEAGSDVDTDSVTTVVEEETTSSYTSSTPKMAIGHVAENHGTSTFSMSLGLASILNERDIEHGSQQGVRSQHSVASSNPARFPSLISDTHFNIGQQSSPSTTLTLPTNSYRLIPSPSTLPQRLDRNVNSMGTGGWHGISGTLGSQGTEGSNSVNSLQGQQGSTATVTDAKNADSANSDSNRLGMINKLKNTGFSLYGYITGSVPANGTGLDTSRPNSLPLTSTAPSVTVAMATGSNSVTTVTDSTTVTTNSVDIDNMVTIGTSTAESPRKSHLASVLTRKTAGGVIGALAKWHRDGSL from the exons ATGGATTTATCTTTAATAGACAGAG TATTATGTTCGGACCGTGTGACCCAGATGACTAAAACATACAATGACATAGAAGCCGTAACTAGACTTTTAGAAGAG aAAGAAAGAGATTTGGAATTAGCAGCAAAGATTGGACAGACCCTTCttgagaaaaataaatattttgaagaaaagaatGAAGAATTAGAACTATTAATCTCACAGGCTAATGAGCGAATAAATCAACTGAAGCATGACTTATCCATGAAAGATGAGCTCCTTAAAATATACACACAGACGTATGAGGGCGGGGACGCAAGCTCGCCGGATACCCCTGATAGTAAAACGGCACCAGGACTGCAGAAAAAGATAAGAAGTCTGGAAGATGAAAATCTTCAGCTCCACTTAGag ACATCAAAGCTTAAAGGTTTGACTGAAGGGTTGGAAGAAAAGGAACAACAGTTGGTCAATGATTGTGTACAGCAACTTG aAGATGTACACAATCAACTTGCTCAGCTCTCCAATGAGTTGTTGGAGAAGTCAGAGGAATGTTCATCTCAAAAAGAGGAAATCACCAATCTCCTACTTCAAATTGTTACACTTCAGAAAAAAGTGCGAACG CTTACTGCTGATAATATGGACCTACAGAAAACATTGGAGGCTGCATACGACTCACAGAACTATCTTACCAGAGAG ATTGGTGATTTGAAAGagaaaaatgaagaaattttGGCCCTCCTTGAAGAAACACAAGAAGAGCTTCGAAGATTTCGCAGCAAGGAGCGGCCCAGTGTGATGAGACATAGTTACATGTCCCCCATGTTTAACACGACTGGGGAGTCACTGGCTTCAGAACTAGAGAACTCCATGCGTAGTGAGGTGGACTATCCCAAGGGGTATTCTTCAATGGAAAGAAA GAAGCATACATGGAAGGTATTTGAAACAGCCAAAGCTGCCAAAGCACATGCTCGCAATGCTTCTGGTTCCTCTTGTGCTACGAGCATGCTGGGAGCCAGCCTTGCTGATAATGAGGACTCGAGATCTGTGTCACAGAGAAGCTCTATGTACTTCAGTGATACAGAGTCAGCCGTCAGTGAAAACTGTGCTGGCGATATAGAATCTCTATATGG TGCTACATCTACTCGACTAGGAAGACCGGGTATTCCAGGCTCCAATGATTTACAATCTGCCCTTCGTCGCCTTTCTATGAGAAGGGCAAATGAACTCAATGAGATGGACTATGCTAGGGAGGAGAGGGAGAGACAGGAACGGGAACAAAAATTCAGGGAAAG AACTGTGAGTGAAGTATCTGAGAAGAGTGACACAGAGTCTGCTACCCCAGGTCGGTGCCGGACACCGGACAGCATGTTCTCTGCTAATAGTGGTTATATGTCTATGACGGGCAGTAGTGGTAACCCATACTACAAGATGCCAGAAAAACTCAGGATTGTTAAACCGCTAGAAG GTTCGGTTACCTTACGTCAGTGGCAGCGACTAGCGACCCCACACCTCGGCGGCATATTTGAAAGTCGGCCAGGTGTGAGAATGAAGGGCGAGAATGTTGTAAATGTGAATACAGAACCAGAGGTTTACACGCTCAGTGACTATGAAGAAGATG ATGAGATGGTGGAATACTCTAACAGGTTTCAAGAGAGTTCAGGTGTATATACACTTACTGATTCCTGTGTAAGACATCCCTCCGAGGCTGGCAG TGATGTGGACACAGATTCTGTGACTACAGTTGTGGAAGAAGA aacTACATCATCTTATACATCATCAACACCAAAGATGGCTATTGGTCATGTAGCTGAGAACCACGGCACCAGCACTTTCAGTATGTCTCTGGGTCTCGCGTCCATTCTCAACGAACGTGATATAGAACACGGCAGCCAGCAGGGAGTGCGATCTCAACACAGTGTTGCTAGTTCAAATCCGGCTAGATTTCCGAGTCTTATAAGTGATACACATTTTAACATAGGACAACAGTCATCGCCGTCGACAACATTAACACTTCCAACTAATTCTTACAGACTTATACCTTCCCCCTCAACCCTTCCGCAGAGGTTGGATAGAAATGTTAATTCTATGGGAACAGGGGGGTGGCATGGAATATCAGGTACATTAGGGTCACAAGGTACAGAAGGGTCAAATAGTGTTAATAGTTTGCAGGGTCAGCAGGGGTCAACAGCCACCGTTACAGATGCCAAAAATGCTGATTCAGCGAATTCAGACTCAAATAGGCTTGGTATGATTAACAAACTAAAAAATACCGGGTTTTCCCTCTATGGATATATAACTGGAAGTGTGCCAGCTAATGGGACTGGTTTGGATACTTCAAGACCGAATTCACTGCCTTTAACATCTACAGCTCCATCAGTgacagttgccatggcaaccgggtCAAATTCAGTCACCACGGTAACAGACAGTACAACTGTGACAACTAATAGTGTAGATATAGACAATATGGTTACGATAGGAACGTCAACAGCTGAGTCACCGAGAaaatcgcatttagcttcagtttTGACACGTAAAACTGCTGGAGGGGTTATAGGGGCCTTAGCAAAGTGGCATAGAGACGGGTCTTTATGA
- the LOC123538834 gene encoding trafficking kinesin-binding protein 1-like isoform X7, translating into MDMQISKIEEELTNITYNVLCSDRVTQMTKTYNDIEAVTRLLEEKERDLELAAKIGQTLLEKNKYFEEKNEELELLISQANERINQLKHDLSMKDELLKIYTQTYEGGDASSPDTPDSKTAPGLQKKIRSLEDENLQLHLETSKLKGLTEGLEEKEQQLVNDCVQQLEDVHNQLAQLSNELLEKSEECSSQKEEITNLLLQIVTLQKKVRTLTADNMDLQKTLEAAYDSQNYLTREIGDLKEKNEEILALLEETQEELRRFRSKERPSVMRHSYMSPMFNTTGESLASELENSMRSEVDYPKGYSSMERKKHTWKVFETAKAAKAHARNASGSSCATSMLGASLADNEDSRSVSQRSSMYFSDTESAVSENCAGDIESLYGATSTRLGRPGIPGSNDLQSALRRLSMRRANELNEMDYAREERERQEREQKFRERTVSEVSEKSDTESATPGRCRTPDSMFSANSGYMSMTGSSGNPYYKMPEKLRIVKPLEGSVTLRQWQRLATPHLGGIFESRPGVRMKGENVVNVNTEPEVYTLSDYEEDDEMVEYSNRFQESSGVYTLTDSCVRHPSEAGSDVDTDSVTTVVEEEAF; encoded by the exons ATGGATATGCAAATTAGCAAGATTGAGGAGGAGTtaacaaatataacatacaatG TATTATGTTCGGACCGTGTGACCCAGATGACTAAAACATACAATGACATAGAAGCCGTAACTAGACTTTTAGAAGAG aAAGAAAGAGATTTGGAATTAGCAGCAAAGATTGGACAGACCCTTCttgagaaaaataaatattttgaagaaaagaatGAAGAATTAGAACTATTAATCTCACAGGCTAATGAGCGAATAAATCAACTGAAGCATGACTTATCCATGAAAGATGAGCTCCTTAAAATATACACACAGACGTATGAGGGCGGGGACGCAAGCTCGCCGGATACCCCTGATAGTAAAACGGCACCAGGACTGCAGAAAAAGATAAGAAGTCTGGAAGATGAAAATCTTCAGCTCCACTTAGag ACATCAAAGCTTAAAGGTTTGACTGAAGGGTTGGAAGAAAAGGAACAACAGTTGGTCAATGATTGTGTACAGCAACTTG aAGATGTACACAATCAACTTGCTCAGCTCTCCAATGAGTTGTTGGAGAAGTCAGAGGAATGTTCATCTCAAAAAGAGGAAATCACCAATCTCCTACTTCAAATTGTTACACTTCAGAAAAAAGTGCGAACG CTTACTGCTGATAATATGGACCTACAGAAAACATTGGAGGCTGCATACGACTCACAGAACTATCTTACCAGAGAG ATTGGTGATTTGAAAGagaaaaatgaagaaattttGGCCCTCCTTGAAGAAACACAAGAAGAGCTTCGAAGATTTCGCAGCAAGGAGCGGCCCAGTGTGATGAGACATAGTTACATGTCCCCCATGTTTAACACGACTGGGGAGTCACTGGCTTCAGAACTAGAGAACTCCATGCGTAGTGAGGTGGACTATCCCAAGGGGTATTCTTCAATGGAAAGAAA GAAGCATACATGGAAGGTATTTGAAACAGCCAAAGCTGCCAAAGCACATGCTCGCAATGCTTCTGGTTCCTCTTGTGCTACGAGCATGCTGGGAGCCAGCCTTGCTGATAATGAGGACTCGAGATCTGTGTCACAGAGAAGCTCTATGTACTTCAGTGATACAGAGTCAGCCGTCAGTGAAAACTGTGCTGGCGATATAGAATCTCTATATGG TGCTACATCTACTCGACTAGGAAGACCGGGTATTCCAGGCTCCAATGATTTACAATCTGCCCTTCGTCGCCTTTCTATGAGAAGGGCAAATGAACTCAATGAGATGGACTATGCTAGGGAGGAGAGGGAGAGACAGGAACGGGAACAAAAATTCAGGGAAAG AACTGTGAGTGAAGTATCTGAGAAGAGTGACACAGAGTCTGCTACCCCAGGTCGGTGCCGGACACCGGACAGCATGTTCTCTGCTAATAGTGGTTATATGTCTATGACGGGCAGTAGTGGTAACCCATACTACAAGATGCCAGAAAAACTCAGGATTGTTAAACCGCTAGAAG GTTCGGTTACCTTACGTCAGTGGCAGCGACTAGCGACCCCACACCTCGGCGGCATATTTGAAAGTCGGCCAGGTGTGAGAATGAAGGGCGAGAATGTTGTAAATGTGAATACAGAACCAGAGGTTTACACGCTCAGTGACTATGAAGAAGATG ATGAGATGGTGGAATACTCTAACAGGTTTCAAGAGAGTTCAGGTGTATATACACTTACTGATTCCTGTGTAAGACATCCCTCCGAGGCTGGCAG TGATGTGGACACAGATTCTGTGACTACAGTTGTGGAAGAAGA AGCATTTTGA
- the LOC123538834 gene encoding trafficking kinesin-binding protein 1-like isoform X1, with the protein MDMQISKIEEELTNITYNVLCSDRVTQMTKTYNDIEAVTRLLEEKERDLELAAKIGQTLLEKNKYFEEKNEELELLISQANERINQLKHDLSMKDELLKIYTQTYEGGDASSPDTPDSKTAPGLQKKIRSLEDENLQLHLETSKLKGLTEGLEEKEQQLVNDCVQQLEDVHNQLAQLSNELLEKSEECSSQKEEITNLLLQIVTLQKKVRTLTADNMDLQKTLEAAYDSQNYLTREIGDLKEKNEEILALLEETQEELRRFRSKERPSVMRHSYMSPMFNTTGESLASELENSMRSEVDYPKGYSSMERKKHTWKVFETAKAAKAHARNASGSSCATSMLGASLADNEDSRSVSQRSSMYFSDTESAVSENCAGDIESLYGATSTRLGRPGIPGSNDLQSALRRLSMRRANELNEMDYAREERERQEREQKFRERTVSEVSEKSDTESATPGRCRTPDSMFSANSGYMSMTGSSGNPYYKMPEKLRIVKPLEGSVTLRQWQRLATPHLGGIFESRPGVRMKGENVVNVNTEPEVYTLSDYEEDDEMVEYSNRFQESSGVYTLTDSCVRHPSEAGSDVDTDSVTTVVEEETTSSYTSSTPKMAIGHVAENHGTSTFSMSLGLASILNERDIEHGSQQGVRSQHSVASSNPARFPSLISDTHFNIGQQSSPSTTLTLPTNSYRLIPSPSTLPQRLDRNVNSMGTGGWHGISGTLGSQGTEGSNSVNSLQGQQGSTATVTDAKNADSANSDSNRLGMINKLKNTGFSLYGYITGSVPANGTGLDTSRPNSLPLTSTAPSVTVAMATGSNSVTTVTDSTTVTTNSVDIDNMVTIGTSTAESPRKSHLASVLTRKTAGGVIGALAKWHRDGSL; encoded by the exons ATGGATATGCAAATTAGCAAGATTGAGGAGGAGTtaacaaatataacatacaatG TATTATGTTCGGACCGTGTGACCCAGATGACTAAAACATACAATGACATAGAAGCCGTAACTAGACTTTTAGAAGAG aAAGAAAGAGATTTGGAATTAGCAGCAAAGATTGGACAGACCCTTCttgagaaaaataaatattttgaagaaaagaatGAAGAATTAGAACTATTAATCTCACAGGCTAATGAGCGAATAAATCAACTGAAGCATGACTTATCCATGAAAGATGAGCTCCTTAAAATATACACACAGACGTATGAGGGCGGGGACGCAAGCTCGCCGGATACCCCTGATAGTAAAACGGCACCAGGACTGCAGAAAAAGATAAGAAGTCTGGAAGATGAAAATCTTCAGCTCCACTTAGag ACATCAAAGCTTAAAGGTTTGACTGAAGGGTTGGAAGAAAAGGAACAACAGTTGGTCAATGATTGTGTACAGCAACTTG aAGATGTACACAATCAACTTGCTCAGCTCTCCAATGAGTTGTTGGAGAAGTCAGAGGAATGTTCATCTCAAAAAGAGGAAATCACCAATCTCCTACTTCAAATTGTTACACTTCAGAAAAAAGTGCGAACG CTTACTGCTGATAATATGGACCTACAGAAAACATTGGAGGCTGCATACGACTCACAGAACTATCTTACCAGAGAG ATTGGTGATTTGAAAGagaaaaatgaagaaattttGGCCCTCCTTGAAGAAACACAAGAAGAGCTTCGAAGATTTCGCAGCAAGGAGCGGCCCAGTGTGATGAGACATAGTTACATGTCCCCCATGTTTAACACGACTGGGGAGTCACTGGCTTCAGAACTAGAGAACTCCATGCGTAGTGAGGTGGACTATCCCAAGGGGTATTCTTCAATGGAAAGAAA GAAGCATACATGGAAGGTATTTGAAACAGCCAAAGCTGCCAAAGCACATGCTCGCAATGCTTCTGGTTCCTCTTGTGCTACGAGCATGCTGGGAGCCAGCCTTGCTGATAATGAGGACTCGAGATCTGTGTCACAGAGAAGCTCTATGTACTTCAGTGATACAGAGTCAGCCGTCAGTGAAAACTGTGCTGGCGATATAGAATCTCTATATGG TGCTACATCTACTCGACTAGGAAGACCGGGTATTCCAGGCTCCAATGATTTACAATCTGCCCTTCGTCGCCTTTCTATGAGAAGGGCAAATGAACTCAATGAGATGGACTATGCTAGGGAGGAGAGGGAGAGACAGGAACGGGAACAAAAATTCAGGGAAAG AACTGTGAGTGAAGTATCTGAGAAGAGTGACACAGAGTCTGCTACCCCAGGTCGGTGCCGGACACCGGACAGCATGTTCTCTGCTAATAGTGGTTATATGTCTATGACGGGCAGTAGTGGTAACCCATACTACAAGATGCCAGAAAAACTCAGGATTGTTAAACCGCTAGAAG GTTCGGTTACCTTACGTCAGTGGCAGCGACTAGCGACCCCACACCTCGGCGGCATATTTGAAAGTCGGCCAGGTGTGAGAATGAAGGGCGAGAATGTTGTAAATGTGAATACAGAACCAGAGGTTTACACGCTCAGTGACTATGAAGAAGATG ATGAGATGGTGGAATACTCTAACAGGTTTCAAGAGAGTTCAGGTGTATATACACTTACTGATTCCTGTGTAAGACATCCCTCCGAGGCTGGCAG TGATGTGGACACAGATTCTGTGACTACAGTTGTGGAAGAAGA aacTACATCATCTTATACATCATCAACACCAAAGATGGCTATTGGTCATGTAGCTGAGAACCACGGCACCAGCACTTTCAGTATGTCTCTGGGTCTCGCGTCCATTCTCAACGAACGTGATATAGAACACGGCAGCCAGCAGGGAGTGCGATCTCAACACAGTGTTGCTAGTTCAAATCCGGCTAGATTTCCGAGTCTTATAAGTGATACACATTTTAACATAGGACAACAGTCATCGCCGTCGACAACATTAACACTTCCAACTAATTCTTACAGACTTATACCTTCCCCCTCAACCCTTCCGCAGAGGTTGGATAGAAATGTTAATTCTATGGGAACAGGGGGGTGGCATGGAATATCAGGTACATTAGGGTCACAAGGTACAGAAGGGTCAAATAGTGTTAATAGTTTGCAGGGTCAGCAGGGGTCAACAGCCACCGTTACAGATGCCAAAAATGCTGATTCAGCGAATTCAGACTCAAATAGGCTTGGTATGATTAACAAACTAAAAAATACCGGGTTTTCCCTCTATGGATATATAACTGGAAGTGTGCCAGCTAATGGGACTGGTTTGGATACTTCAAGACCGAATTCACTGCCTTTAACATCTACAGCTCCATCAGTgacagttgccatggcaaccgggtCAAATTCAGTCACCACGGTAACAGACAGTACAACTGTGACAACTAATAGTGTAGATATAGACAATATGGTTACGATAGGAACGTCAACAGCTGAGTCACCGAGAaaatcgcatttagcttcagtttTGACACGTAAAACTGCTGGAGGGGTTATAGGGGCCTTAGCAAAGTGGCATAGAGACGGGTCTTTATGA
- the LOC123538834 gene encoding trafficking kinesin-binding protein 1-like isoform X3, with protein sequence MDMQISKIEEELTNITYNVLCSDRVTQMTKTYNDIEAVTRLLEEKERDLELAAKIGQTLLEKNKYFEEKNEELELLISQANERINQLKHDLSMKDELLKIYTQTYEGGDASSPDTPDSKTAPGLQKKIRSLEDENLQLHLETSKLKGLTEGLEEKEQQLVNDCVQQLEDVHNQLAQLSNELLEKSEECSSQKEEITNLLLQIVTLQKKVRTLTADNMDLQKTLEAAYDSQNYLTREIGDLKEKNEEILALLEETQEELRRFRSKERPSVMRHSYMSPMFNTTGESLASELENSMRSEVDYPKGYSSMERKKHTWKVFETAKAAKAHARNASGSSCATSMLGASLADNEDSRSVSQRSSMYFSDTESAVSENCAGDIESLYGATSTRLGRPGIPGSNDLQSALRRLSMRRANELNEMDYAREERERQEREQKFRERTVSEVSEKSDTESATPGRCRTPDSMFSANSGYMSMTGSSGNPYYKMPEKLRIVKPLEGSVTLRQWQRLATPHLGGIFESRPGVRMKGENVVNVNTEPEVYTLSDYEEDDEMVEYSNRFQESSGVYTLTDSCVRHPSEAGRTTSSYTSSTPKMAIGHVAENHGTSTFSMSLGLASILNERDIEHGSQQGVRSQHSVASSNPARFPSLISDTHFNIGQQSSPSTTLTLPTNSYRLIPSPSTLPQRLDRNVNSMGTGGWHGISGTLGSQGTEGSNSVNSLQGQQGSTATVTDAKNADSANSDSNRLGMINKLKNTGFSLYGYITGSVPANGTGLDTSRPNSLPLTSTAPSVTVAMATGSNSVTTVTDSTTVTTNSVDIDNMVTIGTSTAESPRKSHLASVLTRKTAGGVIGALAKWHRDGSL encoded by the exons ATGGATATGCAAATTAGCAAGATTGAGGAGGAGTtaacaaatataacatacaatG TATTATGTTCGGACCGTGTGACCCAGATGACTAAAACATACAATGACATAGAAGCCGTAACTAGACTTTTAGAAGAG aAAGAAAGAGATTTGGAATTAGCAGCAAAGATTGGACAGACCCTTCttgagaaaaataaatattttgaagaaaagaatGAAGAATTAGAACTATTAATCTCACAGGCTAATGAGCGAATAAATCAACTGAAGCATGACTTATCCATGAAAGATGAGCTCCTTAAAATATACACACAGACGTATGAGGGCGGGGACGCAAGCTCGCCGGATACCCCTGATAGTAAAACGGCACCAGGACTGCAGAAAAAGATAAGAAGTCTGGAAGATGAAAATCTTCAGCTCCACTTAGag ACATCAAAGCTTAAAGGTTTGACTGAAGGGTTGGAAGAAAAGGAACAACAGTTGGTCAATGATTGTGTACAGCAACTTG aAGATGTACACAATCAACTTGCTCAGCTCTCCAATGAGTTGTTGGAGAAGTCAGAGGAATGTTCATCTCAAAAAGAGGAAATCACCAATCTCCTACTTCAAATTGTTACACTTCAGAAAAAAGTGCGAACG CTTACTGCTGATAATATGGACCTACAGAAAACATTGGAGGCTGCATACGACTCACAGAACTATCTTACCAGAGAG ATTGGTGATTTGAAAGagaaaaatgaagaaattttGGCCCTCCTTGAAGAAACACAAGAAGAGCTTCGAAGATTTCGCAGCAAGGAGCGGCCCAGTGTGATGAGACATAGTTACATGTCCCCCATGTTTAACACGACTGGGGAGTCACTGGCTTCAGAACTAGAGAACTCCATGCGTAGTGAGGTGGACTATCCCAAGGGGTATTCTTCAATGGAAAGAAA GAAGCATACATGGAAGGTATTTGAAACAGCCAAAGCTGCCAAAGCACATGCTCGCAATGCTTCTGGTTCCTCTTGTGCTACGAGCATGCTGGGAGCCAGCCTTGCTGATAATGAGGACTCGAGATCTGTGTCACAGAGAAGCTCTATGTACTTCAGTGATACAGAGTCAGCCGTCAGTGAAAACTGTGCTGGCGATATAGAATCTCTATATGG TGCTACATCTACTCGACTAGGAAGACCGGGTATTCCAGGCTCCAATGATTTACAATCTGCCCTTCGTCGCCTTTCTATGAGAAGGGCAAATGAACTCAATGAGATGGACTATGCTAGGGAGGAGAGGGAGAGACAGGAACGGGAACAAAAATTCAGGGAAAG AACTGTGAGTGAAGTATCTGAGAAGAGTGACACAGAGTCTGCTACCCCAGGTCGGTGCCGGACACCGGACAGCATGTTCTCTGCTAATAGTGGTTATATGTCTATGACGGGCAGTAGTGGTAACCCATACTACAAGATGCCAGAAAAACTCAGGATTGTTAAACCGCTAGAAG GTTCGGTTACCTTACGTCAGTGGCAGCGACTAGCGACCCCACACCTCGGCGGCATATTTGAAAGTCGGCCAGGTGTGAGAATGAAGGGCGAGAATGTTGTAAATGTGAATACAGAACCAGAGGTTTACACGCTCAGTGACTATGAAGAAGATG ATGAGATGGTGGAATACTCTAACAGGTTTCAAGAGAGTTCAGGTGTATATACACTTACTGATTCCTGTGTAAGACATCCCTCCGAGGCTGGCAG aacTACATCATCTTATACATCATCAACACCAAAGATGGCTATTGGTCATGTAGCTGAGAACCACGGCACCAGCACTTTCAGTATGTCTCTGGGTCTCGCGTCCATTCTCAACGAACGTGATATAGAACACGGCAGCCAGCAGGGAGTGCGATCTCAACACAGTGTTGCTAGTTCAAATCCGGCTAGATTTCCGAGTCTTATAAGTGATACACATTTTAACATAGGACAACAGTCATCGCCGTCGACAACATTAACACTTCCAACTAATTCTTACAGACTTATACCTTCCCCCTCAACCCTTCCGCAGAGGTTGGATAGAAATGTTAATTCTATGGGAACAGGGGGGTGGCATGGAATATCAGGTACATTAGGGTCACAAGGTACAGAAGGGTCAAATAGTGTTAATAGTTTGCAGGGTCAGCAGGGGTCAACAGCCACCGTTACAGATGCCAAAAATGCTGATTCAGCGAATTCAGACTCAAATAGGCTTGGTATGATTAACAAACTAAAAAATACCGGGTTTTCCCTCTATGGATATATAACTGGAAGTGTGCCAGCTAATGGGACTGGTTTGGATACTTCAAGACCGAATTCACTGCCTTTAACATCTACAGCTCCATCAGTgacagttgccatggcaaccgggtCAAATTCAGTCACCACGGTAACAGACAGTACAACTGTGACAACTAATAGTGTAGATATAGACAATATGGTTACGATAGGAACGTCAACAGCTGAGTCACCGAGAaaatcgcatttagcttcagtttTGACACGTAAAACTGCTGGAGGGGTTATAGGGGCCTTAGCAAAGTGGCATAGAGACGGGTCTTTATGA